From the genome of Deinococcus sp. AJ005, one region includes:
- a CDS encoding ABC transporter substrate-binding protein: MKTRLLFPALVLALAGSAYADKVVNIGYSGPLSGGAASYGKDVQSGIEMGINDINKAGGITVGGEKVTFKLVSLDDRYLPNETATNVKRLTSQGIDVIFVPHAGGILTVQPMTTRDPAFLLVAYSSEPKILEAKNPLTFMLPPRYDNYLQPFVSTQIKAFGKKLGMVGTTSAYGKQWAEAVMGEWKKEGGTVGSNNGVDYGTTVDYSAAVTKALSEKPDVLFIGGPSQPTALVVKAAREQGFKGGFIVMDQAKFEQMDQVVPISYLNGSVGVLPTKEFAGTQLFVAQYQRLYKKIPTSEAALNYMGINVLAKAMELAGTTTDPAKIKASLDAAARALPQSKTIFKMKGVSALGHADADFIIASVKDGKYTKLRLDTVFK, encoded by the coding sequence ATGAAGACCAGACTTCTGTTCCCTGCCCTCGTCCTGGCCCTTGCCGGGTCCGCCTACGCCGATAAAGTCGTTAACATCGGCTATTCCGGCCCCCTGTCGGGCGGCGCGGCCTCTTACGGCAAAGACGTCCAGAGCGGCATCGAGATGGGCATCAACGACATCAACAAAGCGGGCGGCATCACTGTGGGCGGCGAGAAGGTCACCTTCAAGCTGGTCAGCCTGGATGACCGTTACCTGCCCAACGAGACCGCCACCAACGTCAAACGCCTGACCTCGCAGGGCATTGACGTGATCTTCGTGCCACACGCCGGGGGCATCCTGACCGTGCAGCCGATGACCACCCGCGATCCTGCGTTCCTGCTGGTGGCCTACTCCAGCGAACCCAAGATCCTGGAGGCCAAGAACCCGCTGACCTTCATGCTGCCGCCGCGCTATGACAACTACCTGCAACCCTTCGTGAGTACGCAGATCAAGGCGTTTGGCAAGAAACTGGGCATGGTGGGCACCACCAGCGCCTACGGCAAGCAGTGGGCCGAGGCCGTGATGGGCGAGTGGAAGAAAGAGGGCGGCACCGTGGGCAGCAACAACGGCGTCGATTACGGCACCACCGTGGACTACAGCGCCGCCGTGACCAAAGCCCTGTCTGAAAAGCCCGATGTGCTGTTCATCGGCGGTCCCAGCCAGCCCACCGCGCTGGTGGTCAAGGCTGCCCGCGAGCAGGGCTTCAAGGGCGGCTTCATCGTCATGGATCAGGCCAAGTTCGAGCAGATGGATCAGGTCGTGCCGATCTCGTACCTGAACGGCTCCGTGGGCGTGCTGCCCACCAAGGAATTTGCCGGAACGCAACTGTTCGTCGCCCAGTACCAGCGCCTTTACAAGAAGATTCCCACCAGTGAGGCCGCGCTGAACTACATGGGCATCAACGTACTCGCCAAGGCGATGGAACTGGCCGGGACCACCACCGATCCTGCCAAGATCAAGGCCAGCCTGGACGCCGCCGCCAGGGCGCTGCCCCAGAGCAAGACCATCTTCAAGATGAAAGGTGTGTCGGCTCTGGGCCATGCCGACGCCGATTTCATCATTGCCAGCGTCAAGGACGGCAAGTACACCAAGCTGCGGTTGGATACGGTCTTCAAGTAA
- a CDS encoding GNAT family N-acetyltransferase — MTPIQTPNAHPPLSQMHVKLRQATPEDFSTVLAMLDDCGLHTQSVTPTGSTYWIADLDGVPGGCIGLEHGEGVSLIRSTAVLLTARSQGLGRALVNSALTHASLRGDRAVYLFSQEAGDYWLRFGFVPVGVDEISAALPGTPQVSSGLLKGWIHSEQAWKRELNGGGRT, encoded by the coding sequence ATGACCCCCATCCAGACTCCCAATGCCCACCCTCCTCTTTCCCAGATGCACGTCAAGCTGCGCCAGGCCACGCCGGAGGACTTTTCCACCGTTCTGGCGATGCTGGACGACTGCGGACTGCATACCCAGAGTGTCACCCCCACGGGCAGCACCTACTGGATCGCGGACCTCGACGGCGTGCCGGGCGGCTGTATCGGCCTGGAACACGGCGAGGGGGTGTCGCTGATCCGCTCGACTGCCGTATTGCTCACGGCGCGTTCGCAGGGGTTGGGCCGCGCGCTGGTGAATTCAGCGCTCACGCATGCCAGCCTGCGTGGGGACCGGGCCGTGTATCTGTTCAGCCAGGAGGCTGGGGATTACTGGCTGCGCTTTGGCTTTGTGCCAGTGGGTGTAGATGAGATCAGCGCCGCGCTGCCGGGCACACCCCAGGTCAGCAGTGGGCTACTGAAAGGCTGGATTCACAGCGAGCAGGCGTGGAAGCGCGAGTTGAATGGAGGAGGCCGGACATGA
- a CDS encoding argininosuccinate synthase has translation MTDPNSTAASSREKIVLAYSGGLDTSIILKWLQTERNYDVVCFTADLGQGDEVEEARVKALNTGAVAAYALDLREEFVRDYVFPMFRSSALYEGYYLLGTSIARPLIAKKMVEIAAKEGAVAVSHGATGKGNDQVRFEMTAYALNPDIVTVAPWRDWEFQGRADLEAFAHEHNIPVPTTKKDPWSTDANMLHISYEGGILEDPWTEPPAHMFKLTVSPEDAPNEAQYVEVEFVNGDPVSIDGEKLSPADLLQKANEIGGKHGIGRIDLVENRFVGMKSRGVYETPGGTLLYHARRAVESLTLDREVLHQRDALGVKYAELVYNGFWFAPEREALQVYIDHVAQSVTGTARLKLYKGNCDTVGRKAPQSLYDKDLVSFEAGGDYNQHDAGAFIKLNALRMRVQARVQARAEQKDAAKV, from the coding sequence ATGACTGACCCCAACAGCACCGCCGCCAGCAGCCGTGAAAAAATCGTCCTCGCCTACAGTGGCGGTCTGGACACCAGCATCATCCTCAAGTGGCTCCAGACCGAGCGCAATTACGACGTGGTGTGCTTCACCGCCGATCTGGGCCAGGGCGACGAGGTGGAAGAAGCCCGCGTCAAGGCGCTAAACACGGGGGCGGTGGCCGCCTACGCCCTGGATTTACGTGAAGAATTCGTGCGCGACTACGTGTTCCCGATGTTCCGCTCCTCGGCGCTGTATGAGGGCTATTACCTGCTTGGCACGTCCATTGCCCGCCCGCTGATTGCCAAGAAAATGGTGGAAATTGCGGCTAAGGAAGGCGCGGTGGCCGTGTCGCACGGCGCGACGGGCAAGGGCAACGATCAGGTGCGTTTCGAGATGACCGCGTATGCCCTCAACCCTGACATCGTGACGGTGGCCCCCTGGCGAGACTGGGAATTTCAGGGCCGCGCCGATCTGGAAGCCTTCGCGCATGAACACAACATCCCCGTTCCCACCACCAAGAAAGACCCCTGGAGTACCGACGCCAACATGCTGCACATCAGCTACGAGGGCGGCATTCTGGAAGACCCCTGGACCGAGCCGCCCGCGCACATGTTCAAGCTGACCGTTTCCCCGGAAGACGCCCCCAACGAGGCGCAGTACGTGGAAGTGGAGTTCGTGAACGGCGATCCGGTGAGCATTGATGGCGAAAAACTCTCGCCCGCTGACCTGCTTCAGAAGGCCAACGAGATTGGCGGCAAGCACGGCATTGGGCGCATTGATCTGGTGGAAAACCGCTTCGTGGGCATGAAGTCGCGCGGCGTGTACGAGACGCCCGGCGGCACGCTGCTGTACCACGCCCGCCGTGCCGTGGAAAGCCTGACCCTGGACCGCGAGGTGCTGCACCAGCGCGACGCTCTGGGTGTGAAATACGCCGAACTGGTCTACAACGGCTTCTGGTTTGCCCCCGAGCGTGAGGCTTTGCAGGTCTACATCGATCACGTTGCGCAGAGCGTAACTGGCACCGCCCGCCTAAAGTTGTACAAGGGCAATTGCGACACGGTGGGCCGCAAAGCCCCGCAGAGCCTATACGACAAGGATCTGGTGTCCTTCGAGGCGGGCGGCGACTACAACCAGCACGACGCCGGGGCTTTTATCAAACTCAATGCTCTGCGGATGCGCGTGCAGGCGCGGGTTCAGGCCAGGGCGGAGCAGAAGGACGCGGCGAAGGTCTGA
- the argH gene encoding argininosuccinate lyase has translation MTNTKDKKLWGGRFAEATDSLVELFNASVSFDQRLYEQDIRGSLAHVAMLGQVDILTAEEVTQISDGLNAVLDEIRAGEFEWRLDREDVHMNIEAALRDRIGPVAGKLHTARSRNDQVAVDFRLFTKEAALDLAAQTRALRAVMVAEAERALDAGVILPGYTHLQVAQPILLAHWFMAYAAMLERDEGRFLDAATRMDESPLGSSALAGTPWPIDRHTVSTALGFARPTANSLDGVGSRDFALEFLSACAILSAHISRLSEELILYSTFEFGFLTLPDSHTTGSSIMPQKKNPDVSELARGKAGRVFGNLMGLLTVVKGTPLAYNKDLQEDKEGVFDSYDTLSIVLRLYADMLPKCEWHADKTREAAARGYSTATDVADFLARQGVPFREAHEVVGGLVGVASRSNRQLWELTDEELKAAHPLLNAEVAASLTVEESVKNRLSYGGTAPRRVREAVDAAKLALGLVAAD, from the coding sequence ATGACTAACACAAAAGACAAGAAACTCTGGGGGGGCCGTTTCGCTGAGGCCACCGACAGCCTCGTGGAACTGTTTAACGCCTCCGTGTCCTTTGACCAGCGCCTGTACGAGCAGGACATTCGCGGCTCGCTGGCCCACGTCGCCATGCTGGGGCAGGTGGACATCCTGACTGCCGAGGAAGTCACCCAGATCAGCGACGGCTTAAATGCTGTGCTGGACGAGATTCGCGCTGGGGAATTTGAATGGCGTCTGGACCGCGAAGACGTGCATATGAACATTGAAGCGGCGCTGCGGGACCGCATCGGCCCGGTGGCAGGCAAGTTGCACACCGCCCGCAGCCGCAACGATCAGGTGGCGGTGGATTTCCGGCTGTTCACCAAGGAGGCGGCGCTGGACCTCGCCGCCCAGACGCGTGCTTTGCGCGCCGTGATGGTGGCCGAGGCCGAGAGGGCGCTGGACGCAGGGGTCATCCTGCCCGGTTACACGCACCTTCAGGTGGCGCAGCCCATCTTGCTGGCGCACTGGTTCATGGCCTACGCCGCCATGCTGGAGCGCGACGAGGGCCGTTTTCTGGACGCCGCCACGCGTATGGACGAGTCGCCGCTGGGCAGCTCCGCACTGGCCGGGACGCCGTGGCCGATTGACCGCCACACCGTGTCTACCGCGCTGGGGTTTGCCCGTCCCACCGCCAATTCCCTGGACGGCGTGGGCAGCCGCGACTTCGCACTGGAGTTCCTGAGTGCCTGCGCCATCCTGTCCGCCCATATCTCGCGCCTTTCGGAAGAACTGATTCTGTATAGCACCTTTGAATTCGGCTTCCTGACGCTGCCGGATTCGCACACCACGGGTTCCAGCATCATGCCGCAGAAGAAAAACCCGGATGTGTCCGAACTGGCGCGTGGCAAGGCGGGACGTGTGTTCGGCAACCTGATGGGCCTGCTCACTGTGGTCAAGGGAACACCACTGGCCTACAACAAGGATTTGCAGGAGGACAAGGAGGGCGTGTTCGACAGCTACGACACCCTGAGCATCGTGCTGCGACTGTATGCCGACATGCTGCCCAAGTGCGAGTGGCACGCCGACAAGACCCGCGAGGCGGCAGCGCGGGGCTACAGCACGGCCACCGATGTCGCCGACTTTCTGGCCCGCCAGGGCGTCCCCTTCCGCGAGGCGCATGAGGTGGTGGGCGGTCTGGTGGGTGTGGCTTCGCGCTCCAATCGGCAGTTGTGGGAGCTGACGGACGAGGAATTGAAAGCCGCCCATCCGCTGCTGAACGCTGAAGTCGCGGCCTCCCTGACTGTGGAGGAAAGTGTCAAGAATCGCTTGAGCTACGGCGGCACCGCGCCCAGACGGGTGCGTGAGGCGGTGGACGCGGCGAAACTGGCGCTGGGGCTGGTGGCGGCGGACTGA
- a CDS encoding ABC transporter ATP-binding protein, whose amino-acid sequence MLEVKRLGIRFGGNHAVQDVTASIEAGKITAIIGPNGAGKSTFFNLISGFYQPTSGSIQFMGKDITRLPTHDVVARGIARTFQTTTIYKELTVLDNAMIGHRVRTRAGLWDALLRTGREKHDENESRAGGMAALERVGLAAQAGLPAGALTQEGQKRVGIAMALSSDPKLLLLDEPAAGMNPEETVNLMALIRELVVGGLSVALVEHKMSLVMGLADEILVMHHGQKIAEGTPAQVSRDPAVIEAYLGSHAHGGQMGQSDSADTPEPAAVRLAKESDHA is encoded by the coding sequence GTGCTGGAAGTTAAGAGGCTGGGCATCCGCTTCGGGGGCAACCACGCCGTTCAGGACGTGACCGCCAGTATCGAGGCCGGAAAGATCACCGCCATCATCGGGCCGAACGGGGCGGGCAAGAGTACCTTTTTCAACCTGATCTCCGGCTTTTACCAGCCGACTTCGGGCAGCATTCAGTTCATGGGCAAGGACATCACCCGCCTGCCCACGCATGACGTGGTGGCGCGCGGCATTGCCCGCACCTTCCAGACCACCACTATTTACAAGGAACTGACCGTGCTGGACAACGCCATGATCGGCCACCGCGTCCGCACCCGCGCCGGGTTGTGGGACGCGCTGCTGCGAACCGGGCGCGAGAAGCACGACGAAAACGAAAGCCGCGCCGGGGGCATGGCCGCGCTGGAACGGGTGGGGCTGGCCGCGCAGGCGGGCCTTCCCGCTGGGGCGCTGACGCAGGAAGGCCAGAAGCGCGTGGGCATTGCGATGGCCCTGTCCAGCGATCCCAAACTGCTGCTGCTGGACGAACCCGCCGCCGGGATGAACCCCGAAGAGACGGTGAATCTGATGGCCCTGATCCGCGAACTGGTGGTGGGGGGCCTGAGCGTGGCCCTCGTGGAACACAAGATGAGTCTGGTGATGGGCCTGGCCGACGAGATTCTGGTGATGCACCATGGCCAGAAGATTGCGGAAGGCACGCCCGCCCAGGTCAGCCGGGACCCCGCCGTGATTGAGGCCTATCTAGGCAGCCACGCCCACGGCGGACAGATGGGACAGAGTGACAGCGCTGATACTCCTGAGCCTGCCGCTGTTCGATTGGCTAAGGAATCTGACCATGCTTGA
- a CDS encoding HIT family protein, translating to MDVTVKLDGTLLGRRQQEWAHWLAHPQDNPLSTRATFAGAEVVLENELCVYVQDSRYSDGLRASGYIVTRRPCETVFDLTPAETVSSHDLLAEVCTYLEETVKPDGYTVGWNVFPAGGAHIPHVHLHVIPRWNTDASAGVGLRYFLKAAAQAAKRRQAGDTDLSTAPHPTEVSP from the coding sequence ATGGACGTGACGGTCAAGCTGGACGGAACTCTGCTGGGCAGGCGGCAGCAGGAGTGGGCGCACTGGCTCGCGCACCCGCAGGACAATCCGCTGTCCACGCGGGCCACTTTTGCGGGTGCTGAGGTGGTGCTGGAAAACGAGTTGTGCGTGTACGTGCAGGACTCACGCTACAGCGATGGCCTCCGCGCTTCTGGCTATATCGTCACCCGCCGCCCCTGCGAAACCGTCTTCGATCTGACCCCCGCCGAAACTGTCTCCAGCCACGACTTGCTGGCCGAAGTCTGCACCTATTTAGAGGAAACGGTCAAACCCGATGGCTACACAGTCGGCTGGAACGTTTTCCCGGCGGGCGGGGCGCATATTCCCCACGTTCACCTGCACGTCATTCCGCGCTGGAACACGGACGCATCTGCGGGCGTGGGTCTGCGTTACTTCCTGAAGGCGGCGGCGCAGGCTGCCAAGCGACGACAGGCGGGCGACACCGACTTGTCAACTGCTCCCCATCCCACAGAGGTTTCCCCATGA
- a CDS encoding GNAT family N-acetyltransferase → MTLPCGLTLRAATLADAELIQGQRDAMFTDMGSDVERVRASCAPSLAWLHGALADGTYSGILIEKDGEVVAGAGVSWQMLPPSPRTVTPLRAYIQNVYVSPGQRGQGLARHLMRVLLAECELRGVEQVSLHASDAGRPTYLKLGFVSTNEMRLTLEPS, encoded by the coding sequence GTGACCCTACCGTGTGGTCTCACCCTGCGCGCCGCCACTCTGGCCGACGCTGAACTTATCCAGGGCCAGCGTGACGCCATGTTCACCGATATGGGTAGTGATGTGGAGCGGGTCCGGGCGAGTTGTGCCCCCAGTCTGGCGTGGCTGCATGGAGCACTGGCCGACGGCACGTATTCCGGCATTCTGATCGAGAAAGACGGGGAAGTCGTGGCTGGGGCGGGCGTGTCCTGGCAGATGCTGCCGCCCAGCCCACGCACCGTGACCCCGTTGCGGGCCTACATCCAGAATGTTTATGTCTCTCCAGGGCAGCGGGGGCAGGGGCTGGCCCGGCATCTGATGCGGGTTTTGCTGGCTGAGTGCGAGTTGCGCGGGGTGGAGCAAGTCAGCCTGCACGCCTCCGACGCGGGAAGACCCACGTATCTCAAGCTGGGTTTCGTTTCCACCAACGAGATGCGCCTGACGCTGGAACCGTCGTGA
- a CDS encoding response regulator yields MTASAPHPSVLIVDDSPGVLLTMHRLLSPHVSVQMASSAHAALEVLTSDTALVLSDVQMPGMDGLELARRLREGRPELAVVLMSGIVEDSLRRQARELGVLDVMRKPLQSAVLLSSLQGWLNGDVDDASGVEQEDGDDGLLPSTPVLQAPELSFQAAQACVGGINLLPGVLSSCVFGEQGELIAGSAQLPAQLGAYLGFLCSTSASLSLHLGGQQPMQAVQIEFGDRVLVVCPFGVGVMTALVHDTPAASGVKSWMRTRAVGLDPRSLH; encoded by the coding sequence ATGACCGCCTCCGCTCCCCATCCCTCGGTTCTGATCGTTGACGACAGCCCCGGTGTTCTGCTCACCATGCACCGGCTGCTCTCGCCCCACGTCAGCGTGCAGATGGCGAGCAGTGCCCACGCCGCGCTGGAAGTCCTGACCTCCGACACCGCGCTGGTTCTCAGCGACGTGCAGATGCCGGGCATGGACGGCCTGGAACTGGCGCGCAGGTTGCGCGAGGGCCGCCCGGAGCTGGCCGTGGTCCTGATGAGCGGAATCGTGGAGGACAGCCTGCGTCGTCAGGCCCGCGAACTGGGCGTGCTGGACGTGATGCGTAAGCCCCTGCAATCGGCAGTGCTGCTCTCGTCGCTGCAAGGCTGGTTAAACGGTGATGTGGACGACGCTTCCGGTGTGGAGCAGGAGGACGGTGATGACGGTCTGCTGCCCAGCACCCCGGTGCTGCAAGCGCCCGAACTGAGCTTTCAGGCCGCGCAGGCGTGTGTGGGCGGCATCAACCTGCTGCCCGGCGTGCTGTCGTCGTGCGTGTTTGGCGAACAGGGCGAGCTGATCGCGGGTTCGGCCCAGTTGCCCGCCCAGCTCGGGGCTTACCTGGGCTTCCTGTGCAGCACATCGGCGTCTCTGAGTCTGCATCTGGGTGGTCAGCAACCCATGCAGGCCGTGCAGATCGAGTTCGGGGACCGGGTGCTGGTGGTCTGTCCCTTCGGCGTGGGCGTTATGACGGCTCTGGTCCACGACACCCCGGCAGCCAGCGGCGTCAAATCCTGGATGCGGACGCGCGCAGTTGGCCTGGACCCACGCTCGCTGCATTAA
- a CDS encoding branched-chain amino acid ABC transporter permease: MTTLLQQLFNAVALGGVYALVALGLTLVYGVMRVPNFAHGGLYMLGAYLTYASLTGLGIGYVPSLLLAAIGVALLAALMERVIFYPLRNAPHVSPMIAAIGVLFFLEAAVQLIWGPDFKQIPAPINGIVEIGGVIVTWQRLIIIAASVVVVLALNYFLKRTLTGATIEAMSQNREGARLVGINTNRVGMLTFAISGLLAAAAAALIAPTLLVSPSMGEVMNLKVFAIIILGGMGSVPGAIVGAFLLSFAETFGGAFISLDFADVIGFAMLVVVLAIRPQGLFKRGT, from the coding sequence TTGACCACTTTGCTGCAACAACTTTTCAATGCCGTGGCGCTGGGCGGGGTCTATGCGCTGGTGGCGCTGGGCCTGACCCTGGTGTACGGCGTGATGCGCGTGCCCAACTTCGCACACGGCGGGCTGTACATGCTGGGCGCATACCTGACCTACGCCTCGCTGACCGGGCTGGGTATCGGCTATGTGCCGTCTCTGCTGCTGGCCGCCATCGGCGTGGCGCTGCTGGCCGCTTTAATGGAGCGGGTGATCTTCTATCCGCTGCGAAACGCGCCGCATGTCTCGCCGATGATCGCCGCGATTGGCGTGCTGTTCTTCCTGGAGGCCGCCGTGCAACTGATCTGGGGACCGGACTTCAAGCAGATTCCTGCACCGATTAACGGCATCGTCGAGATCGGCGGCGTGATCGTCACCTGGCAGCGCCTGATCATCATTGCGGCCAGTGTGGTGGTGGTGCTGGCCCTGAACTACTTCCTGAAGCGCACGCTGACCGGCGCAACCATCGAGGCCATGTCGCAGAACCGCGAGGGCGCGCGGCTGGTGGGCATCAACACCAACCGGGTGGGCATGCTGACCTTCGCCATCTCTGGCCTGCTGGCGGCAGCGGCGGCGGCATTGATCGCCCCCACACTGCTGGTCAGCCCCAGCATGGGCGAGGTCATGAACCTCAAGGTCTTCGCCATCATCATTCTGGGCGGCATGGGCAGCGTGCCAGGGGCAATTGTGGGCGCGTTTCTGCTGTCGTTCGCCGAGACCTTCGGCGGCGCGTTCATCAGCCTGGACTTTGCCGATGTGATCGGCTTTGCCATGCTGGTAGTGGTTCTGGCGATCCGGCCCCAGGGTCTGTTTAAGAGGGGAACATGA
- a CDS encoding acyl-CoA thioesterase, which produces MTDPASAPHSTAPHPITPAPRSRARMLELVFPKDTNYLGTAFGGWVLSLMDKAASVAAVRHGGGNVVTARMDGVDFRLPIRVGDAVALDAQVIRVGRSSMTVRVDVYRETMTTGEQALATTGTFVFVAVDEAGKPCPVPPLPEGQETPSSEPDHQARP; this is translated from the coding sequence ATGACTGATCCCGCCTCTGCCCCCCATTCCACAGCCCCGCATCCCATCACCCCGGCCCCGCGCAGCCGCGCCCGTATGCTGGAACTGGTCTTTCCCAAGGACACCAATTACCTGGGGACCGCGTTTGGGGGCTGGGTGCTGTCCCTGATGGACAAGGCCGCCAGCGTTGCGGCGGTGCGGCACGGCGGCGGCAACGTGGTCACGGCGCGGATGGACGGCGTGGATTTCCGGCTGCCGATCCGGGTGGGAGACGCGGTGGCGCTGGACGCGCAGGTAATCCGGGTGGGCCGCAGCAGCATGACCGTGCGGGTGGATGTGTACCGTGAGACCATGACCACCGGGGAGCAGGCACTGGCCACCACGGGCACGTTCGTCTTCGTGGCCGTGGACGAGGCGGGCAAGCCCTGTCCAGTGCCGCCGCTGCCCGAGGGCCAGGAAACGCCCAGCAGCGAGCCGGATCATCAGGCCCGGCCCTGA
- a CDS encoding GNAT family N-acetyltransferase, producing the protein MIRPVTAADLPAFHTVMLAAGMDPRSSWNRTTLEGLEQSLFAPGSGGFVAVCGGEVCGCVGFRPDREDTLTLNRLATLPDMRGQDIGAALVRAVETVAAERGFRRVLLAVSQFNLEVVPYYERLGYVQANEIYAFASPGSPVPVVLVKRIVGIGSTDLDNRLAEITQKLAELKKLDVNHLIFGSEIHRYELHPPISKEQLGKTAQSFGIDFPEDYAQFLTTVGNGGAGPDYGIFSLDESLELCNTLAIGREFPHRKAWQPLVENLSDGTPRGQGKIPYYINNPVTELDRKKQRAWNEFYYDGNNSSGSMCIGEQGCGHMTLLVVCGPERGNIWVDSRATNYGITPLKKDKSGTTFLQWYEDWLDQAVEQLRGKND; encoded by the coding sequence GTGATTCGCCCCGTCACCGCCGCCGATTTGCCCGCCTTCCACACGGTCATGCTGGCGGCAGGGATGGACCCCCGCTCAAGCTGGAACCGCACGACGCTGGAGGGGCTGGAGCAATCGCTTTTTGCACCTGGCTCAGGTGGGTTCGTAGCTGTCTGTGGAGGAGAGGTCTGCGGCTGCGTTGGCTTTCGCCCGGACAGGGAAGACACGCTGACGCTTAATCGCCTTGCCACCCTGCCAGATATGCGCGGCCAGGATATCGGCGCTGCGCTGGTGCGGGCGGTGGAAACGGTGGCCGCCGAACGCGGATTCCGACGGGTGCTGCTGGCCGTTTCGCAATTCAATTTAGAAGTTGTGCCGTATTACGAGCGGTTGGGATATGTGCAGGCTAATGAAATTTATGCGTTCGCCAGTCCGGGGAGTCCGGTTCCGGTGGTGTTGGTGAAAAGGATTGTTGGAATCGGGTCTACCGATCTGGATAATCGCCTTGCTGAAATTACTCAGAAGCTGGCCGAACTCAAAAAGCTTGATGTTAACCATCTGATCTTCGGTTCGGAAATCCACCGATATGAACTGCATCCGCCCATATCCAAAGAACAGCTTGGGAAAACAGCACAAAGTTTTGGAATAGATTTCCCAGAGGATTATGCCCAATTTTTGACAACTGTTGGGAATGGGGGTGCAGGACCTGATTACGGAATCTTTTCGCTGGATGAAAGCTTGGAGCTTTGTAACACCCTTGCGATTGGCCGCGAATTTCCTCATCGCAAGGCATGGCAACCTCTAGTTGAAAATTTGAGTGACGGGACGCCTCGTGGGCAGGGTAAAATACCTTATTACATAAACAATCCTGTTACTGAGTTAGACCGCAAGAAACAAAGAGCCTGGAATGAATTTTATTATGATGGGAATAACTCTTCGGGCAGCATGTGTATCGGAGAGCAGGGCTGTGGTCATATGACACTTCTGGTTGTTTGTGGGCCTGAGCGTGGGAACATCTGGGTAGACTCCAGAGCTACGAATTATGGAATCACACCTCTAAAGAAAGATAAGTCTGGAACCACTTTTCTCCAATGGTACGAAGATTGGCTAGATCAAGCAGTTGAGCAATTGAGAGGAAAAAATGACTAA
- a CDS encoding branched-chain amino acid ABC transporter permease — MKGWMGWVAVFVLAALVPLFGPSGYILDIGVNIMIYAILAYGLNVLLGYTGQLPLAHAGFFGIGAYATGILTLKVGWSFWLAWPVAVAITAVAGLLLGLVAFRTKGDTFAIFTLGVGVIIMLVINKWDALTGGNDGLNGIQPPAGLEALSNSVGLKLSSGFYYLALISLVLTVIAVARARGSVFGRSLIAIRGGDDLARSAGIDVYSHKLRAMMLSTAIAGFAGGLYATYLGFLGSAATGPIQTFTILLYLLVGGLGTLAGPLLGTGLMYTLAQSLKGLQDYQYIIFGPLLILLIMFAPQGLAGLWTRLTARRTPPPASPPAAPPKKEVTRAGS; from the coding sequence ATGAAGGGCTGGATGGGCTGGGTGGCCGTGTTCGTGCTGGCCGCTCTGGTGCCGCTGTTCGGCCCCTCCGGCTACATCCTGGACATCGGCGTGAACATCATGATCTACGCGATCCTGGCCTATGGCCTGAACGTGTTGCTGGGTTACACCGGACAGTTACCGCTGGCGCACGCCGGGTTCTTCGGCATCGGCGCGTATGCCACTGGCATCCTGACCCTCAAGGTGGGCTGGAGTTTCTGGCTGGCGTGGCCGGTGGCCGTGGCGATCACCGCCGTGGCCGGGCTACTGCTGGGACTGGTGGCCTTCCGCACCAAGGGCGATACCTTCGCCATCTTCACGCTGGGCGTGGGCGTGATCATCATGCTGGTCATCAACAAATGGGACGCACTGACCGGGGGCAACGACGGCCTGAACGGGATTCAACCCCCCGCCGGACTGGAAGCCCTGTCCAACAGCGTGGGCCTGAAACTGTCGAGCGGCTTTTATTATCTGGCCCTGATCAGTCTGGTGCTGACGGTGATCGCCGTGGCGCGGGCGCGGGGAAGTGTGTTTGGGCGCTCGCTGATTGCCATTCGCGGCGGCGACGATCTGGCGCGCAGCGCGGGCATCGACGTCTACTCGCACAAGCTGCGGGCCATGATGCTGTCCACGGCCATCGCGGGCTTTGCGGGCGGGCTGTACGCCACGTACCTGGGCTTCCTGGGTTCGGCGGCCACCGGACCGATCCAGACCTTCACCATCCTGCTGTACCTGCTGGTGGGCGGGCTGGGCACGCTGGCCGGGCCGCTGCTGGGCACGGGGCTGATGTACACGCTGGCGCAGAGCCTTAAAGGGTTGCAGGATTACCAGTACATCATCTTCGGGCCGCTGCTGATTCTGCTGATCATGTTCGCGCCGCAGGGACTGGCGGGGCTGTGGACGCGCCTGACTGCGCGGCGCACCCCGCCGCCAGCCTCACCGCCCGCCGCGCCACCCAAAAAGGAGGTCACCCGTGCTGGAAGTTAA